Proteins from a genomic interval of Streptomyces sp. NBC_00820:
- a CDS encoding DUF692 domain-containing protein, with amino-acid sequence MLRLGTGIGWRPEIADAVERMPGIDWVEVVAENVCPGHLPESLLRLRERGVTVIPHGVSLGLGGADRPDEGRLAALAERAEELGAPLVTEHIAFVRAGGALTASPRLEAGHLLPVPRTRDALDVLCENVRVAQEALPVPLALENIAALFSWPDEELTEGEFLYELVERTGVRLLVDVANLHTNHVNRGEDPAEALARLPLDALAYVHVAGGFTRDGVWHDSHTHPVPRPVLDILTDLATRVAPPGVLLERDENFPVPAELEGELSAIREAVEAGRRAAADTPSPGATLTATTTGAISKPSTADTASAAASTGAAGEAGKAVVADPATGTTPPPPSPAARQRVGVAQAAVLSSLVSGTPVPEGFDRVRMRVQARSLAAKRADVVAKVAPELPVILGEGYREAFLAYARTHPMGGGYRQDALDFAGRLLKTGHLADARTRRNLREWWLDRAGPAPRTPGPAVRAARKVLLRRA; translated from the coding sequence ATGCTGCGACTGGGCACGGGGATCGGCTGGCGTCCGGAGATCGCCGACGCCGTGGAGCGCATGCCGGGCATCGACTGGGTGGAGGTCGTGGCGGAGAACGTCTGCCCCGGCCATCTGCCGGAGTCGCTGCTGCGGCTGCGCGAGCGCGGGGTGACGGTGATCCCGCACGGCGTCTCCCTCGGTCTCGGCGGCGCGGACCGACCCGACGAGGGCCGGCTCGCGGCGCTGGCCGAGCGGGCGGAGGAGCTCGGGGCGCCGCTGGTCACCGAGCACATCGCGTTCGTCCGGGCCGGCGGCGCGCTCACCGCCTCCCCGCGACTGGAGGCGGGCCATCTGCTGCCCGTGCCGCGCACCCGGGACGCGCTCGACGTGCTGTGCGAGAACGTGCGCGTCGCGCAGGAGGCACTGCCCGTTCCGCTGGCCCTGGAGAACATCGCCGCGCTCTTCTCCTGGCCGGACGAGGAGCTGACCGAGGGGGAGTTTCTGTACGAACTGGTCGAACGGACCGGCGTACGGCTGCTCGTCGACGTGGCCAACCTGCACACCAACCACGTCAACCGGGGCGAGGACCCGGCCGAGGCACTCGCCCGCCTTCCCCTCGACGCCCTCGCGTACGTCCATGTCGCGGGCGGCTTCACGCGCGACGGCGTCTGGCACGACAGCCACACCCATCCCGTGCCCCGCCCGGTCCTGGACATCCTGACCGACCTCGCCACCCGGGTCGCGCCGCCCGGGGTGCTGCTGGAGCGGGACGAGAACTTCCCCGTACCGGCCGAGCTGGAAGGCGAGTTGAGCGCCATCCGGGAGGCGGTGGAGGCCGGCCGGCGTGCGGCCGCGGACACGCCTTCGCCGGGTGCGACCCTCACGGCCACCACAACTGGTGCGATCAGTAAGCCCAGTACAGCCGATACGGCCAGTGCGGCCGCCTCAACTGGCGCGGCCGGTGAGGCCGGTAAGGCCGTTGTCGCCGACCCCGCAACGGGCACCACCCCGCCTCCCCCATCACCGGCGGCCCGGCAGCGGGTCGGCGTCGCGCAGGCCGCGGTTCTGTCCTCGCTCGTGTCCGGCACCCCGGTCCCGGAGGGGTTCGACCGTGTCCGGATGCGTGTGCAGGCACGGTCCTTGGCGGCGAAGCGGGCGGACGTGGTGGCGAAGGTGGCCCCCGAGCTGCCGGTCATCCTCGGGGAGGGTTACCGGGAGGCGTTCCTCGCCTACGCCCGGACCCACCCGATGGGCGGCGGCTACCGCCAGGACGCGCTGGACTTCGCCGGCCGGCTGCTGAAAACCGGGCACCTGGCGGACGCGAGGACCCGGCGGAATCTGCGGGAGTGGTGGCTGGACCGCGCCGGCCCGGCCCCGCGCACCCCTGGACCGGCCGTGCGGGCGGCCCGGAAGGTACTGCTGCGCAGGGCGTGA
- a CDS encoding LysR family transcriptional regulator, producing MLERVEAETFLTLAEELHFGRTAERLRVTTGRVSQVIKKLERRIGGALFERTSRTVRLTAVGRQLADDLVPLVAAMEEALRRAADASRGVTGELRVAFLGEWTAPTLLEVVGLFSERHPDCRVDVRQAELANSRASLLDGSVDVLVASFPFDGMTCGPVLLTEERVLAVAAGHPLAAQESVSVEVLAEHPVVQYPEVTSAAFKRDRTPDRTPSGRPVPQGPAGGSLSEMLTLVAMGRGVLPVGEHARRYHPRPDVSYVPLRDAEPIRRGLVRLRGNTTERVREFVRAAADVAASNRTL from the coding sequence ATGCTGGAACGCGTCGAGGCCGAGACCTTCCTGACCCTTGCCGAGGAACTGCACTTCGGCCGCACCGCCGAGCGCCTGCGTGTCACGACCGGGCGGGTCAGCCAGGTGATCAAGAAACTTGAGCGGCGGATCGGCGGCGCCCTGTTCGAGCGGACCAGCAGAACCGTCCGGCTCACGGCGGTCGGGCGGCAGTTGGCCGACGACCTGGTGCCCCTGGTCGCCGCGATGGAGGAGGCGCTGCGCAGGGCCGCCGACGCCAGCCGCGGTGTCACCGGAGAGCTGCGGGTCGCCTTCCTCGGCGAATGGACGGCCCCCACCCTCCTGGAGGTGGTCGGCCTGTTCAGTGAGCGCCACCCCGACTGCCGGGTCGACGTGCGGCAGGCCGAGCTGGCCAACTCGCGTGCGAGCCTGCTCGACGGCTCGGTGGACGTCCTCGTCGCCTCGTTCCCGTTCGACGGAATGACCTGCGGGCCGGTCCTCCTGACGGAGGAGCGGGTGCTCGCCGTCGCCGCCGGACATCCGCTCGCCGCGCAGGAGTCGGTGTCCGTGGAAGTGCTCGCGGAACACCCCGTGGTGCAGTATCCGGAGGTGACCTCGGCGGCGTTCAAGCGCGATCGCACACCCGACCGCACCCCGTCGGGCAGGCCGGTGCCGCAGGGCCCGGCCGGGGGTTCGCTCTCCGAAATGCTCACGCTGGTCGCTATGGGCAGGGGTGTCCTCCCGGTCGGGGAGCATGCCCGCCGCTACCACCCCCGGCCGGACGTCTCCTACGTGCCGCTGCGCGACGCGGAGCCGATCCGCCGGGGCCTGGTCCGGCTGCGGGGGAACACCACGGAGCGCGTCCGGGAGTTCGTACGTGCCGCGGCGGACGTCGCAGCCTCGAACCGCACGCTCTAG
- a CDS encoding DUF4142 domain-containing protein codes for MRPRPPVKGRGIFNGTGLVITALAATAVALLYPIWSYGGRPDAASANVLSAQSVTTPYGPLSAQDRDFVTKVRLAGLWELPAGELALDKGTTQAVRDAGRHLIDGHTTLDAHDRTVAAQLGVPLPNEPNEQQKQWLAALRAAQEQDFDRQFAGILRLAHGRVFSLVAQVRAGTQNSLVRDLADDANATVLDHIKILEATGYVDFSALARDLAASPTPVPSPPAVDPADAVPVTPSPSASAPGPGAASTPASVSYSLPPAASSPPPSGAS; via the coding sequence ATGCGACCGCGCCCCCCTGTCAAGGGCCGAGGCATATTCAACGGCACCGGACTCGTCATCACGGCACTGGCCGCGACAGCCGTGGCACTGCTCTATCCGATCTGGTCGTACGGCGGCCGTCCGGACGCGGCGAGCGCGAACGTGCTGAGCGCGCAGTCCGTGACGACACCGTACGGCCCGTTGTCCGCGCAGGACCGGGACTTCGTCACCAAGGTCCGGCTGGCGGGGCTGTGGGAACTGCCCGCCGGAGAGCTGGCCCTGGACAAGGGGACGACCCAGGCCGTGCGCGACGCGGGACGGCATCTGATCGACGGCCACACCACCCTCGACGCCCACGACCGCACCGTCGCCGCACAGCTCGGCGTACCGCTGCCGAACGAGCCCAACGAGCAGCAGAAGCAGTGGCTCGCGGCCCTGCGCGCGGCGCAAGAGCAGGACTTCGACCGCCAGTTCGCGGGAATCCTGCGGCTCGCGCACGGCCGGGTGTTCTCCCTGGTCGCCCAGGTCCGGGCCGGCACCCAGAACTCACTGGTGCGCGACCTCGCCGACGACGCCAACGCGACCGTGCTGGACCACATCAAGATCCTGGAAGCGACGGGATACGTCGACTTCTCCGCGCTCGCCCGGGACTTGGCGGCCTCCCCCACCCCGGTGCCCTCGCCTCCCGCCGTCGACCCCGCCGACGCGGTTCCGGTCACCCCCTCGCCGTCCGCCTCCGCTCCGGGGCCCGGCGCCGCGTCCACGCCCGCTTCCGTGTCGTACTCGCTGCCTCCCGCGGCCTCCAGTCCCCCGCCCTCCGGCGCGAGTTGA
- a CDS encoding alpha/beta hydrolase — protein MRAAALYSAAGSLLLTTLAAAPSPAAPGVPRVPGGSGAPASAAAEVRGTATAAARARTAGIAFGTCPADLPAPAGMKCGTVRVPLDYAHPFGKQIELTVSRMPATRKDPYNSKRKVPRQGALVYNPGGPGASGMAFPMIGMVPEWKRIAAAYDLVGYAPRGVDRSAPLSCEDPEHFFKGPTQAPTHPTEAYKRQRIARAKAYARGCAKRSGSGLRFYTSLNNARDLDVLRAALGEDRLTFMGASYGTYLGAVYGTLFPSHLRRMVLDSAVDPDPAQVWYRDNLDQSAAFEDRWADFRDWVARHDDVYGLGKTAQKVQGAYDTASRRLAEKAAGGKVGPGQLQNTFLMAGYYDDFWPSRAAALSAYLKGDAKPLIRLGAPSPETATEAENGSAVYTAVECNDAPWPTDWKVWDRDNTRLARVAPFETWDNAWANLPCAYWPAPRQQPLDVRTGPGELPPVLILAAERDAATPYAGALEMNRRLAGSVLVTERDAGTHGIAGGPNPCVNAHLDAYLLEGRVPGRRAACAPRPEPRPATSAGRTARQTLRDSLKGKGD, from the coding sequence ATGAGAGCTGCCGCCCTGTACTCGGCCGCCGGATCCTTGCTCCTGACCACGCTGGCCGCGGCCCCGTCACCCGCCGCACCCGGTGTGCCGCGCGTGCCGGGTGGGTCCGGCGCACCGGCCTCGGCCGCGGCCGAGGTGCGCGGGACCGCGACGGCCGCCGCGCGGGCCCGTACGGCCGGCATCGCCTTCGGTACGTGCCCCGCCGACCTGCCCGCGCCGGCCGGCATGAAGTGCGGCACGGTCCGCGTCCCGCTGGACTACGCGCACCCCTTCGGCAAGCAGATCGAGCTGACGGTCAGCCGCATGCCGGCCACCCGGAAGGACCCGTACAACAGCAAGCGCAAGGTGCCCCGGCAGGGTGCCCTCGTCTACAACCCGGGCGGCCCCGGCGCCTCCGGCATGGCCTTCCCGATGATCGGGATGGTGCCCGAGTGGAAGCGGATCGCGGCCGCCTACGACCTGGTGGGCTACGCACCGCGCGGCGTGGACCGTTCGGCCCCGCTGTCCTGCGAGGACCCCGAGCACTTCTTCAAGGGGCCCACACAGGCGCCGACCCACCCGACGGAGGCATACAAGCGGCAGCGCATCGCGCGGGCGAAGGCGTACGCGCGCGGCTGCGCGAAGCGGTCGGGAAGCGGGCTGCGCTTCTACACCTCGCTCAACAACGCCCGTGACCTGGACGTCCTGCGGGCCGCGCTGGGCGAGGACCGGCTGACCTTCATGGGCGCGTCGTACGGCACCTACCTCGGCGCGGTGTACGGCACCCTGTTCCCCTCGCACCTCAGGCGCATGGTGCTGGACTCGGCGGTCGACCCCGACCCCGCCCAGGTCTGGTACCGCGACAACCTCGACCAGTCGGCCGCGTTCGAGGACCGCTGGGCGGACTTCCGCGACTGGGTCGCCCGCCACGACGACGTCTACGGGCTCGGGAAGACGGCGCAGAAGGTGCAGGGCGCCTACGACACCGCGAGCCGCCGGCTGGCCGAGAAGGCGGCGGGCGGGAAGGTCGGCCCGGGCCAGCTGCAGAACACCTTCCTCATGGCCGGGTACTACGACGACTTCTGGCCGAGCCGGGCGGCCGCGCTGTCGGCCTATCTGAAGGGGGACGCGAAGCCCCTGATCAGGCTGGGCGCGCCGAGCCCCGAGACGGCCACCGAGGCGGAGAACGGCAGCGCGGTGTACACGGCCGTCGAGTGCAACGACGCGCCCTGGCCGACGGACTGGAAGGTGTGGGACCGCGACAACACCCGGCTGGCCCGGGTGGCGCCCTTCGAGACCTGGGACAACGCGTGGGCGAACCTGCCCTGCGCCTACTGGCCGGCGCCCCGGCAGCAGCCGCTGGACGTCCGCACCGGGCCCGGTGAGCTGCCGCCGGTGCTGATCCTGGCCGCCGAACGGGACGCGGCCACGCCGTACGCGGGGGCCCTGGAGATGAACCGGCGCCTGGCCGGCTCGGTGCTGGTCACCGAGCGGGACGCGGGCACCCACGGGATCGCCGGCGGCCCGAACCCGTGCGTCAACGCCCACCTGGACGCCTACCTGCTGGAAGGCCGCGTCCCGGGGCGGCGCGCCGCCTGCGCGCCGCGCCCGGAGCCGCGGCCGGCCACCTCGGCCGGCCGCACCGCCCGGCAGACCCTGCGCGACTCCCTGAAGGGCAAGGGCGACTAG
- a CDS encoding TIGR04222 domain-containing membrane protein: MFWVLLLVLAWAFTGLACTRLCLAAMRTAAADREAAAAGHERDLTLYEAAFLSGGPARVADLTMVSMARQRRLLLAHTGWATVVDPLGHDEMEQSVIGAIGPEGQSRIAPVRTAAAGTEAVRRLADGLVRAGLAIPDDTPVTVAAGLRQVRAAAPVVLALGATALLMPTETGMPRSLMALWFALPLGLALSCLAIARIEGHSATRWASPAGQRLLGALNRRRARGGSRDERSFLTSVAIRGIRAIGEPELRAAFTHRDQPWRE; encoded by the coding sequence ATGTTCTGGGTCCTCCTCCTCGTCCTGGCCTGGGCTTTCACCGGCCTCGCGTGCACCCGTCTCTGCCTGGCCGCCATGCGCACGGCGGCCGCGGACCGGGAGGCCGCGGCGGCGGGCCACGAGCGCGATCTGACGCTCTACGAAGCCGCGTTCCTCTCCGGCGGCCCCGCGCGGGTCGCCGATCTGACCATGGTCTCCATGGCCCGGCAGCGCCGGCTGCTGCTCGCGCACACCGGCTGGGCCACGGTGGTCGACCCGCTGGGCCACGACGAGATGGAACAGTCGGTCATCGGCGCGATCGGGCCCGAGGGGCAGTCACGGATAGCCCCGGTCCGGACCGCCGCGGCCGGGACCGAGGCCGTACGCAGGCTCGCCGACGGTCTGGTGCGCGCCGGGCTCGCGATACCCGACGACACCCCGGTCACCGTGGCGGCCGGGCTGCGCCAGGTCCGCGCCGCCGCTCCGGTCGTGCTGGCGCTGGGCGCCACCGCGCTGCTGATGCCCACCGAGACCGGGATGCCGCGCTCCTTGATGGCACTGTGGTTCGCGCTGCCCCTCGGCCTCGCCCTGAGCTGTCTGGCCATCGCCCGGATCGAGGGGCACTCCGCCACCCGCTGGGCGTCCCCGGCCGGGCAGCGGCTGCTCGGCGCCCTGAACCGCCGCCGGGCCAGGGGCGGGAGCCGTGACGAGCGCTCCTTCCTCACCTCCGTCGCCATACGGGGCATCCGTGCCATAGGCGAGCCGGAACTGCGGGCCGCCTTCACCCACCGCGACCAGCCCTGGCGGGAGTGA
- a CDS encoding aminoacyl-tRNA hydrolase — protein sequence MSQVPATPGDSPFQSERNLRDEAPQFVLPLVVRIERSAPPARTDALETAARAVLLLLGDERALGDGEWAQAMRDWEDARIRKVVRRARGAEWRRAEALPGITVTGKSAEVRVFPPVPLDGWPKELVKLQVSGTELDDPEPPVEADRSQPVLWLNPGLEMSAGKTMAQAGHGAQLAWWALSDEARTAWREAGFPLAVRTADPAEWSALTSAGLPLVRDAGFTEIAPGSCTVVADHPALR from the coding sequence GTGAGTCAAGTACCAGCCACCCCCGGTGACAGCCCCTTCCAGTCCGAGCGCAACCTGCGCGACGAGGCGCCCCAGTTCGTGCTTCCCCTCGTCGTACGGATCGAGCGGAGCGCCCCGCCCGCCCGCACCGACGCGCTGGAGACCGCCGCGCGTGCCGTCCTGCTGCTGCTCGGCGACGAGCGGGCGCTGGGTGACGGCGAGTGGGCGCAGGCCATGCGGGACTGGGAGGACGCGCGGATCCGCAAGGTCGTACGGCGGGCCCGCGGCGCCGAGTGGCGGCGCGCCGAGGCACTGCCCGGGATCACGGTCACCGGCAAGTCCGCGGAGGTACGGGTCTTCCCGCCGGTCCCGCTGGACGGCTGGCCCAAGGAGCTGGTGAAGCTCCAGGTGTCGGGTACGGAGCTGGACGATCCGGAGCCGCCCGTCGAGGCGGACCGGTCGCAGCCCGTGCTGTGGCTGAACCCCGGACTGGAGATGTCGGCCGGCAAGACCATGGCCCAGGCGGGGCACGGCGCCCAGCTGGCCTGGTGGGCCCTGTCCGACGAGGCGCGCACCGCCTGGCGCGAGGCTGGCTTCCCCCTGGCGGTACGCACGGCCGACCCCGCCGAGTGGAGCGCGCTGACCTCCGCCGGACTGCCGTTGGTCAGGGATGCCGGCTTCACGGAGATCGCCCCCGGCTCGTGCACGGTGGTCGCCGACCACCCGGCCCTGCGCTAG
- a CDS encoding VOC family protein — MNTSDTTTRPADRAGTPSLRVKAFDHLVLNVGDVERSLGFYTGLLGLEPVRVPEWRAGRVPFPSVRITPETIIDLVHGPRGESNVDHICLTVEPLEWDVFIRSGAFTVLKGPVERFGARGDATSVYVQDPDGNTVELRWYPEDTAA, encoded by the coding sequence ATGAACACCTCGGACACCACCACCCGCCCCGCCGACCGGGCCGGAACGCCCTCGCTGCGCGTGAAGGCATTCGACCACCTGGTCCTCAACGTCGGGGATGTCGAGCGCTCCCTCGGCTTCTACACCGGACTGCTCGGCCTGGAACCGGTACGCGTCCCGGAATGGCGGGCCGGCCGGGTCCCCTTCCCGTCGGTGCGCATCACCCCTGAGACCATCATCGACCTGGTCCACGGCCCCCGGGGCGAGTCCAACGTCGACCACATCTGTCTCACCGTGGAACCGCTGGAGTGGGACGTGTTCATCAGGTCGGGAGCCTTCACCGTCCTCAAGGGCCCGGTGGAGCGCTTCGGCGCACGCGGCGACGCCACCTCGGTCTACGTCCAGGACCCGGACGGCAACACCGTGGAACTGCGCTGGTACCCCGAGGACACCGCGGCCTGA